A stretch of the Vitis vinifera cultivar Pinot Noir 40024 chromosome 16, ASM3070453v1 genome encodes the following:
- the LOC104882045 gene encoding thionin-like protein 2, translating into MEGGRVRVRAVLVVGLVLGLLLGQSDAFSPICYAGCVGECLVFHGSLMTCAIKCIWKCLFALSDTPPDSHSLCKFNCAAKLCANITTADHLGAEEVESCVNSCGGNCTQNYLSS; encoded by the exons ATGGAGGGAGGAAGAGTAAGAGTGAGGGCGGTTTTGGTTGTGGGTTTGGTGTTGGGGTTGCTGTTAGGGCAGTCTGATGCCTTTTCTCCCATATGCTATGCTGGATGCGTAGGGGAATGCCTTGTGTTTCATGGAAGTCTTATGACATGTGCTATCAAATGTATTTGGAAATGCTTGTTTGCCCTTTCGGATACCCCCCCAGATTCTCATTCCCTTTGCAAGTTTAATTGTGCTGCAAAATTGTGCGCCAATATCACCACTGCAGACCACCTTg GAGCGGAGGAAGTGGAAAGTTGTGTGAACTCTTGCGGGGGAAACTGCACCCAGAATTATTTATCATCTTAA